DNA sequence from the Acidobacteriota bacterium genome:
CGAGTTGCCCGCGGAAGAAGGCGACCAGGATGTCGATGAACTCCTGAATCAGGTAAACCACGTCCTCCCGGGTCCTCGGCTTGAGGAAGGGGAAGAGGTGGTCCAGCTTGCGGAAGCGGTCGGGGTCGATGATCAGGAAGAAGCAGAGGTAGACCGGCAGGACGGCCCAGGCGAACAGGGACGCGAGGCCGGCGCCGATGCCTTGGAGTATCTCCAGTGCCCCGTCGCCGACGATGCCGAAACTCGCCAGCAGGTTCGAGTCGCCTCCCTCGAGCGCCTCCTGTAGTCGGATCGCGACCGGGTTCGTTTCCAGGAACTCGGTCACGACGGGCGAGATCTCCGCCGTCCATTCGACAAGACGATCCCAAGCGTCCGGCAGTGCCTCGTACAGCTCGTCGATTTGCGAGGCAGCCATGGCGCCGAAGAACCAGGCGAAGCCGCCGATCGGCAGGAGCAGCGACAGCAGCACGGCCGCTACCGCCAGGATCTTCGGGAAGCGCAGCCGCTCGTTCAGCAACTCGTAGTAGGGCCGCAGCACGAACGCCAGCACCGCCGCGACCGCCAGCGGCAGGAAGACGTTCGAGAAGGCGGCGAAGAAGGAGCCGATAGCCCAGAACAGTGCCACGACCGCGGCCAGGATGACGGCGGCCGCGGCGATCGTCGCGGCGGCGGCGACGGTGGCGCGTTGGCGTTCGGAGAGTTCGATCTGCACGGGCGGTTCGTCCCTGCCGGGACGCTACCACCGGGAATCGACTCCCGGGTGGATACGATCGCGCCATGACTGCGAAGCGGCGATTCCAGACCGTCAAGGGTATGCACGACCTGGTCGGGGAGGCCCCTGCCTTTGCGTTCGTGGAGGAGAAGGCGCGAGAGGTGTTTTCCCTCTACGGCTACGACGAGGTGCGTACACCGGTCGTGGAGGAAACGGAACTGTTCGTGCGCGGCGTGGGCGAGGGCAGCGAGATCGTCGGCAAGCAGATGTACACCTTCGACGACAAGAAGGGTCGCAGCCTGACGCTCCGCCCGGAAGGCACGGCGCCGATCGCGCGGGCCTACCTGCAGAACGACTGGGCGTCGGGACCGCAGCCGGTCAAGGTCTTCTACATGGGGCCGTACTTTCGCTACGAGCGCCCCCAGGAGGGCCGTTACCGTCAGTTCCACCAGATCGGCGCGGAGCTGATCGGGGATCCCGGGCCCTACAGCGACGTCGAACTGCTGGTCATGCTGCTGCGCTTCCTGGAGGAGCTCGGATTCGAGGACCTTGAGGTGGGCCTCAATTCGGTCGGCGATCCGGAGTGCAGGCAGCGCTACTCCCGGCGTCTGCGGGAGTTCCTCGAACCGTACCGTGACGAACTGGGCGCTGACAGCCGGCGGCGGCTGGAGACGAATCCCCTCCGCATCCTGGACACGAAGGCGCCCAGGGAGCGGGAACTGCTCGAAGGCGCACCACGACTTCGCGATGAGCTGGGCGACCCGGCTCGTGACCACTTCCAGGTCGTCTGCGGCGAACTCGACCGGTTCGGCGTCGACTTCGAGATCGACGATGGCCTGGTGCGCGGCCTCGACTACTACACGCGGACCGTGTTCGAGATCACGTCCACCGCCCTGGGCGCCCAGAACGCGATCCTGGGCGGCGGCCGCTACGACGGTCTGATCGCCGAACTCGGTGGACCGAGCGTGCCCGGCATCGGCTTCGCGATCGGTCAGGACCGGTTGGTCGACCTGGTCCTGAAGATCCCCGGAGCCCGTAAGCGTCTGGAGGTCGAGGACCATCGTCGAAGGCCCGTGTGCGTGATTCCGATCGGCGTTTCGTACCGTCGGCACGGCATGGAGCTGGCGCAGGAGCTGCGCGCTGCCGGTATCCCCGCGATCTGTGAGTTCGATTCTCTCCGGCCTCTCAAGGCTCGACTGAAACAGGCGGCCCGGCACGACTGCCAGTGGGTCGTGCTGTTCGGTGAGGACGAAGAGAAGAACGGACAGGTCGTGTTGAGGGACTTCTACAACCGTAGCCAGGAGACCATCCCGCGGGACGGTTTCGCAGCCGCCGTCGCAGCGAGGATTGCCGCCCACGAGCAGCCCTAGTTGTGCGAGGATCGGGGGCTTCGCGCGGCGGCTCTCCGGCGGAGACGGAGCGGCCGCGCGGCCAAGCACACAGCACATCGGACAAGCACGTGAAGAGAACGCAGGCAGGAACCCTGACCACCGAAGAGGTCGGCCGGCAGACGAAGGTCCAGGGATGGGTCCATCGCCGCCGCGATCACGGCGGCGTGATCTTCCTCGACGTGCGCGACCGGAGCGGCGTCGTGCAGGCGGTGGTACACCCCGAGACCACGCCCGCGGCGGCCGCGGCCCTGCAGCCAGCACGGCTCGAGTGGGTCGTCGAGGTCGAGGGCGAGGTCGTTCGCCGGGATCCGGACAAGGTGAACCCGAAGATGGCCACCGGCGAGATCGAGGTGCAGGTCGAGACCGGCCGCGTCCTGGGCCGTTCGGAGCCGATGCCGTTCGGCGTGGAGGGCGCTCAGGACGCGAGTGAGGAGACGCGCCTCAAGTACCGGTTCCTCGACCTTCGCCGGACCGGCCTGCAGCGCAACCTGAGGATGCGCTCCGACTTCACGATCGAGAGCCTGGCGTACTTCCGCGAGCACGGCTTCGTCAACGTGGAGACGCCGATGCTCACCCGGTCGACGCCGGAGGGAGCCCGCGACTACCTGGTGCCGAGCCGCCTGAATCACGGCAGCTTCTATGCCCTGCCGCAGTCGCCGCAGCTGTTCAAGCAGATCCTGATGGTCAGCGGCCTGGAGCGCTACGTCCAGTTCGCGCGCTGTTTCCGCGACGAGGATCTGCGCGCCGACCGGCAGCCCGAGTTCACCCAGATCGACGTCGAGATGTCGTTCGTCGACGAGGAGGACGTCTTCGCCCTCGTCGAGGGTCTCTTCTCGCGGGTGTTTCCGCTGGCCGGGATCGAGCCGCCGGTCTCCTACCCGCGTCTCTCCTACGACGACGCGATGCGGCGCTACGGCTCGGACCGTCCGGATCTGCGGGTGGATCTCGAGATCACGGACGTGACCGACTGCCTCCGGGAGACGGAGTTTCGGGCCTTCCAGGCGGCGATCGCGGCTGGCGGCGTCGTGCGGGGCGTCCACATTCCCGGCGCCTCCTCGTCCAGCCGCCGCCAGGTGGACGAGTACGCCGACATTGCCCGTCGCCACGGCTCCGCGGGCGTGCTCTGGGTCAAGCGGGAGAACGGCGTCCCCTCGTTCCTGGTGAAGAGCGCCCTGAGCCAGGGGCAGGTCGAAACGCTTGCGGATCGGCTCGGCGTCGAGGAGGGCGGCATGGCGCTCCTGGTGGCGGCGCCGGAACCGACGGCGGCCGCCGCCCTCGGCTCGCTGCGTGAAGAGGTCGGCCGCCGCTTCGGCCACATGCGCGAGAACGCGCACGAGTTCCTGTGGGTGCACGACTTCCCGCTTGTGACCTGGAACGGCGACGAGGGGCGATGGAACGCGACGCATCATCCGTTCACGTCGCCGCACATGTCCGACCTGGATCGCCTGGAGAGCGATCCGGGCTCGGTCCGCTCACGCGCCTACGACGTGGTGCTCAACGGCAACGAGATCGGCGGCGGCTCCATTCGTATTCACGACCGGGACGTGCAGAAGCGGGTGCTCGCCCTGCTGGGGATCGACGCCGAGGAGGCGGAACGTCGTTTCGGCTTCCTGTTCGAGGCGCTCAGCTACGGCGCGCCGCCTCACGGCGGCATCGCGCTCGGCGTCGACCGGATCGTCATGCTGATGGCCGGCGCCGACTCGCTGCGGGACGTGATCGCCTTCCCGAAGACGGCGTCGGCGGTGTGCCTGATGACCGAGGCGCCGTCGACGGTCGACCAGGAGCAGCTGCTCGATCTGGGGCTGCGCATCCGTCCCCAAGGCGGCGGCTGATTCCGCCATGGCGGAGCTCGCCTCGGACGGGCCGCGCCGCCTGACGCTCCGGCATCCGCGCGGGGTGAGCGAGATCCTGGTGGGACATGGACTCCTCGGCGCGGGTGGAGGCGGTGCGCTCGATGACGTCGCCAACTGGTGCCGGGGGCGGGTCGTGTTCCTGGTCACAAGCGAGGTGCCGGAGCGTCACTGCGGCGATGCCGCGCGCGACCTGCTCGAACCGGCCACGCGACTCGAGACGATCGAGGTTCCCGATGGTGAGGCGGCCAAGACCCTCGAGTGCGCCGGTTCCGTGTGGCGGCAGATGCTCGAGCGCGGCGGCAAGCGCGACAGTCGTCTGGTCACCCTCGGCGGCGGCGCGGTGGGCGATCTCGGAGGCTTCGCGGCGGCCGCCTTCCTGCGCGGCATCGACTACGTCCAGCTCCCGACCACGCTGCTGGCTCAGGTCGACGCTTCGGTCGGCGGCAAGACGGCCGTGGACCTGCCGGGCGGCAAGAACACGGTCGGCGCCTTCCACCATCCCCGCTTCGTGCTCGCCGACGTGGATTGCCTGCGCACGTTGCCGCGCGGCGAGCTGCGGGCCGGACTGTTCGAGGTGGTCAAGATGGCCGCGCTGCTCGATCTCGATCTTCTGGCCACGGTCGAGGAGTCGCTGGATCGCCTGCTCGCGGTGGACGCCGACGTCCTGACGCCGGTCGTCGCGGCTTCGATCGCAGCGAAGCTGGGCGTCGTCGAAGCCGACCTGGAAGAGGGGGACCGCCGGCGGCTGCTCAACTTCGGCCACACCCTGGGGCACGCGATCGAGTCCGAGTTCGGCTACCGGGAGCTCCGGCACGGCGACGCCGTGGGGCACGGCATGCGGTTCGCGCTTCGCCTCGCCCTGCGCCGCGGTTTAGACCCGGAGTTCGCGGCGCGCCTGGAGCGGATGATCGACCGGCTGGGACCGCCGCACCTCGGCGCGGTGGAGGAGCGGCGTGGCATTCGCCTCGATGTGGACCGCCTCATCGCGGCGATGGGCCGCGACAAGAAGGCGCGCGAGAGCGGACTCGTGTGGATCCTGCCCGCCGCGCCGGGCCGGGCTGAGATCGTTGCCGATCTCGATCCGGCGCTCGTGCGGCGCGAGCTCCGGGCCTTTCTCGATGACAGCCGCGGTCCGTCCCGCGGGAGCGCACGGTGAGCACCGAAACGGGGAGCCTGTGGAACCGGCTGCGACGGGGCCTGGGCCGCACCCGGAACGGGCTCGTCGGTCGGATCAACATCGCGCTTGGGGGCGCTGCCCGGATCGATGAGGAGGTGCTGGAGCGACTCGAAGAGTCCCTGATCGAGTCCGACCTGGGCGTCGAGACCTCGCTCGAGCTCGTCGAGCGGCTGCGCCAGGCACAGGATGCGGGTCCGATCGCTGCCGGAGACGAGTTCGCGCTGCGGCAGTTGCTGGTCGACGAGGTCGCGGTGCTCCTGCTCGACGCCCCGCCGGTGTCGCTACCGGCGGCACCGCGCATCACGCTGCTGGTGGGTGTCAACGGGTCCGGCAAGACGACATCGGCGGCGAAGCTGGCGCAGGCGTCCCTGGCCCGGGGCGAGAAGGTCCTGTTCGCGGCGGGCGACACGTTTCGGGCCGCGGCCGCGGAGCAGCTCGAGGTGTGGGGAGGGCGGCTGGGGATCGAGGTGATCCGGCGACCCAAGGGCGGAGACCCGGCCGCGCTCGTCTTCGACGCCGTGCAGGCGGCCACCGCGCGCGGGATCGACCACCTGATCGTGGACACGGCAGGACGCCTCCACACCCGCGGCCAACTGATGGAGGAACTCTCGAAGGTTCATCGTGTTGCGCGGCGGGCGGCCGGCGACGCCTGGAGTGTCTTCACCCTCCTCGTGGTCGACGCCGGCAACGGCCACAATGCGCTGGTGCAGGCGCGCGAGTTCGGAGCGGCGGTCCCGATCGACGCCGTCTTTCTGGCCAAGCTCGACGGAACGGCCAAGGGCGGCATGGCGGTCGCGATTGCCCGTGATCTGCGCCTGCCGGTCGCCTACCTGGGCGTGGGCGAAGCGGTCGAGGACATGGTCGAGTACAAGCCGCGGTCCTTTGCGGCCGCCCTGTTCGGATGAGCGCGGCCGCGCCTGGGGCGAACCGCCGTTTCGACGACGCGGACCGGCGGGCAATGGGTCGGGCGCTGACCCTGGCGCGACGCGGCCGCTCGACGACGGCACCGAACCCGATGGTCGGCTCGGTCGTCGTGCGGGCTGGCGAGGTGGTCGGCGAGGGCTGGCACCGGCGCGCGGGCGGCGAGCACGCGGAGGCGATGGCGCTCGGGCAGGCCGGCGGCCGCGCCCGCGGCGGCACGATCTACGTCACCCTCGAGCCCTGCAACCATGACGGCCGGACCCCGCCCTGTGCGGAGCGGATCCTGGAATCCGGGGTCCGGCGCGTCGTCTTCGCCCACCGGGATCCGAACCCGGAGGTGACCGGGGGCGGCGCCGCACGCTTGCGGGAGGCGGGCCTGCGGGTCGAGAGCGGGCTACTCGCCGATCAGGCGGTCGAGCTGAATGTGCCCTTCCTGACACGCGTTCTTCACGGCCGGCCGGCCGTGACCCTGAAGTGGGCGATGAGCCTGGACGGCCGCATCGCGACGGCGACCGGCGACAGCCAGTGGATCTCGTCGGAGCAGGGGCGCCGCTGGGCGCTCGAACTCCGGGAAGAGCACCAGGCGATCGTCGTCGGCAGCGGCACGGCGCTGGCCGACGATCCGCGCCTGGACCGGCGGCTGGGCCGGGCGGAGGGGCCGATCGTGCGCGTGGTGCTCGATCGACGGTTGCGGTTGCCGGCCGGGGCGCGCATGTTCGAGATCGAGGGACCCGTCGTCATCTATACGGAGGCTCCGCGGGAGATCGGCTCCTCGACGTCGGCGGACACTCGCGACTGGGCGACACGGCGCGACCAGTTGCGCAGCGCCGGCGCCGAGGTGGTGGGTCTTCCCGCCGTCGAGCCGGCCGGCGTGCTGGAGGACCTCTTCGACCGTGGAGTTTCCAACGTGCTGGTCGAGGGTGGCGGGCAGGTGCTCGCCGCCTTCTCCGGTTCCGGGCTGTGGGATCGAGCGGCGGTGTGCTGCGCGCCCGTTCTGATCGGCGGCGCGGCGGCGCCCGGTCCTCTGGGCGGCGAGGGACCGCTACGACTGGCCGATGCCTGGCGCCTGGACGAACTACGGGTCGGCAGGCGCGGACCGGACGTGATTCTCTTAGGCTACAGGCAGGGATGTTTACCGGAATTGTCACGGAACGTGGGCGGGTAGTCGAGGTCCCCGGGGCGTCCGACCGGGGCGGTGCGCGCCTGGTCGTCGGACACTCGCCGGTGCTGGCCGCGAAGCTCGATCTAGGTGCCAGCATCGCTGTGGCGGGCGTGTGCCTGACCGTGGTGGAGCAGGACGACGCGGATGGAACAGCACGATCCGCGTTCGACCTCTCTCCGGAGACGCTGAGCCGAACGACGCTCGGCGCGCTGCGGGCCGGCGACGAGGTGAACCTCGAGCCGCCGCTCTCGGCCGGCGACCCGCTGGGCGGCCACTGGGTCCAGGGGCATGTGGACACGACGACCCGGGTAACGCGGGTGGAGGAGCAGGGGGACCACCGTGTCGTCACGTTCAACGTCCCGGTCGGACTGGAGACGGGAGTCGTGCTCAAGGGCAGCATCACGATCGACGGCGTCAGTCTGACAATCGCGGCGCTCGACGATCGGACGTTCGACGTGGCGCTGATACCGCACACGCTCGAGGTGACGACCCTTGGTGGTCTGAAACCCGGCGACCGCGTGAACGTGGAGGGGGACGTTCTCGCCCGCTACGTCCAGAAGGCGGTGGAGGCCGCGGTTGCGGCCGCGCTCGGGTCGAAGTAGTCAAGTGACGTCCCTCACGCTTCGGGAACACGTCGCCGAACCCGCGAACCTCTGGATTCGTCACAGCTTCTCCCGCTGGCCGCTGGTCGGGGACGGCGGACGGCTGTACTGCGATTTCGCCACCTGCGGATTGCGGACCGCGGACGCCGGACCGGCGCCGGCCGCCTCCGATGTTTGGCGACTCGTCCGCAGGGCCGCCGACGTCGTCTACGTTCCCCCGCTCCCGGCCGACTGCGCTCCGCTCCGCGCGGCGATCGTCGAGGCCGCGGCCGCTGCCGGCGCGCCCCTGGTTCTGCACGTCGTGGCGGAAGGCGTTTCGGTCGCGCTGGCCTCCGGTTGGCAATGGCTGCGGCAGGACGCCCCTCATTCGCCGCAGCCCGCGTCCCGCGTCAGCCCCCTCAGCCCCGTTGTCGCCGCGGCCGCCGAGCTTCCCGAAAACGCCATCGTCGCTGTCGACCTGCTCGACTGCCTGATTGCGGAGGCGGCCCTGCTGCAGGAGAAGCTACTCGAGGGTCCCCAGCCCGACCTGCCGTTCGCGCCAGTCCCGGCCCGGCACGCCACTCTCGTCTGGCCCCTCGTCGGTGGCTGGACGGACCAGCCGGGGGTCTTGGAGACGGCCATGCCCCGGCTCGCGGCCGCCGGGGCGCGTCGCGTCGTGCCTCGCGTGATGACGTTCGATGCCCGCGAGCGCCACCTCCTCGCCGAACGTCTGGAACGGACGTGGCCCGAGGCCTTCGACGCCGTGTTTCACGGTGACGATTCGCCCCCGGACGAGTCGGCCTTCCGAACTGCCGCCGAAGCAGCCGGTCTCGAACATCGCCTTCCGCGGCCGCTGCCCGCGCCACCGCTGCCTGCAAGACTCCGCCTCGCCCGCGAACTCGCGGGCCACCTGATCGAGCTCGGCGATGTCGCCGTCACGGGCGGCGACGCCTACTATCGGGCCGCACGCTTCCTCGACCGGGACGAAGTCGACGTCGAAGCCGCCGCCCGCGAAGGCAACCTTGGCGTCCTGCCGTGGCTCGAGGATCCGGCCAGGCGGGCGGTGGAGCAGTGGCTTACCGCACGGCGCGCGGACTGATTGCCGATGCACCTGGTCGTCTTCGACGTGGACGGAACGCTGGTCGAGTCCGAGGACTTCGACGGTGTCCTCTATGCCCGGGCGATCAGGAACGCGCTGAAGATCGATGTCGACGAGGACTGGGCCGGGTATCGGCACCAAACGGACAGCGGCATCCTGAACGAGGTCCTGGATCGCAACGGAGCCGGAGGCGACCGCTCCCAGGCTCACGTTTCCGTCAAGCGGGAGTTCATCGCCCTCGTAGCCGGCTACCTCGCCGCCCGCGGTGACCGGCTGCCGGAAGTCCCCGGCGCCCGCGCCTTTGTCAACCGGCTCGCCGCCCGCCCGGACGTCGCTGTCGCGATCGCCACCGGCGGTTGGAAGGACAGCGCCGCGATGAAGCTCCGGGCCATCGGCCTCGATCCGGACACGCTGAACCTCGCCTCCGGTTCGGACGCCGTAAGCCGCGTCGGGATCATGCGGATCGCGGCCAGGCGCGCGCTCGGCGGCAGATCAGCCGAGCGCAGGACCTACTTCGGCAACCGCCCGTGGGACCGGGAAGCCAGCCGCAGGCTGAGCTGGCACTTCATCGGCATCGGCCCGGACGTGGAGCACAGTACCCGGTTCGACGACCTTCTGGACCAGGAGTCCCTCGACGGTGCCTTGGCTCTGACGGCTCCTACCGCGGTCGCAGCAACGGAAACAGGATCACATCCCGGATCGACTGGGCATCCGTCAACAGCATGACCAGTCGGTCGATGCCGAGGCCCAGGCCGCCGGCGGGGGGCATGCCGTACTGGAGAGCCTCGACGTAGTCGCGGTCGAAACGGTGGGCCTCGTCGTCGCCGCTTTCACGGGCGGCCAGTTGCTGGCGGAAGCGCTCCGCCTGGGCGTCCGGGTCGTTCAGCTCGGTGAAGGCGTTGGCGATCTCCATGCCGCCGATGAAGAGTTCGAACCGCTCGGTGAAGCGGGAGTCGCCGGCGGTCAGCTTGGCGAAGGGCGAGACTTCGATCGGGTAGTCATGGATGAAGGTGGGTTGAATGAGCTTCGGTTCGACCAGCCGGTCGAAGAGGGCCATCAGGAGGTTGCCGTAACCGGGGCTCCTGGGTTCCGCCTCGCCGTGCCTTGCCAGTTCGGCTGCGAGCGCGGACTCATCGTCCACGGTGGTGGCGTCGAGGCCTCCGATCTCGATCAGGGAATCCCGGACGCTGTAGCGGGGCCACGCCGGGGTGAAGTCGATCTCGTCGCGCCGGAAGGTGCAGGTCGCGGTGCCTCCGCCGGCGTCGCCGACGACGGCGGCGAGCAACTGTTCGGTGATATCCATCAGTTGTTCGTAGTCCGAGTAGGCCCAGTAGAACTCGAGCATTGTGAATTCGGGGTTGTGCTGGGTCGAGATGCCCTCGTTGCGGAAGTTGCGGTTGATCTCGAACACCCGGTGCAGACCGCCGACGAGCAATCGCTTGAGGTACAGCTCGGGGGCGATGCGCAGGTAGAGATCGAGGTCGAGGGCGTTGTGATGGGTAACGAACGGTCTCGCGGCGGCGCCGCCCGGTATGGCCTGCATCATCGGCGTCTCGACTTCCAGGAAGTCCAGGTCGAGCAGGAAACGGCGTATGGCGGTGATGGCCCGCGAACGGACGACGAAGCGGTGCCGGGACTCCGGCGAGTTCAGGAGATCGAGATACCGCCGGCGGTAGCGCTCTTCGCGGTCGGCCAGGCCGTGCCACTTCTCGGGCAGGGGCCTGGTGGCCTTGGCGAGAAGTTCCAGACGGTCGGCCATGACGGTCAGCTCGCCGGTGCGGGTGCGGATCAGTTGACCCTTGGCGAGCACGTAGTCGCCGATGTCGAGTTGCGAGAGCAGCCACCAGGCCTCTTCGCCCACCTGGTTGCGGCGGAGCAGAACCTGCACCTTGGCGCCGGCGGCGTCGGAGATGTCGAGAAAGGCCGCCTTGCCGTGGGTCCGGTGGGCGCGGACGCGGCCCGGCACCCGGAGACGGATCGCGGCCTCGTCGAGCTGCTCGGCGGAGAGGTCGCCGTAGCGTTCGGAGATCGCGCTCGGCTCGAGGTCGTAGGCGGCGCGGGTCGGATAGGGATCGACGCCGCGCTCACGGAGGCGGTCGCGCTTCGCGCGCCGGTTTCTGATCTGGGCTTCGAGTTCGGACATGGCTCAGCAGGATTCGGAGTGCCAGAAATCGTGATCGCCGAGGAGATCGGAGGTCAGCCGAGCGATGCCGGCCGCGGCGGCGCCGCCGACCTTGAGCACGTCCTCGTGGTCGACGGGTCCTTCCTCGATGCCGACGCCCATGTTCGTGACCAGGGAGAAGCCGAGCACGCGGAGGCCCATGTGGCGGGCGGCGATCACTTCCAGAACGGTCGACATGCCGACCAGGTCGACGCCGAGGGCCTGGTAGGCGCGGATCTCCGCCGGAGTCTCGTAGGAAGGCCCCAACAGGCCCAGGTAGACGCCTTCGCCTATCGGGATTCCGGCGGCGTCGCCGAGTTCGATGAAGCGGCGGCGCAGCGCCGGGTCATAGGCGTCGGCCAGGTCCGGGAACTGAGGCCCCCAGCTCGCGGGCAGGCGTCCGCGAAGCGGGTTCAGTCCGGTCAGGTTGACGTGATCGGAGAGCGCCGCGATTGAACCTGGCGGCAGCTCGCGCCGCAGGGAGCCGGCGGCGTTCGTGATGACAAGCAAGCGGGCTCCGAGAAGCGCCGCCAGCCGCACCAGGTAGACGACCTGGGCGGCGGTGTACCCCTGGTAGGCGTGGAGCCGGCCGCGGCAGTACAGCACGAACTTTCCGTTCGTCATACGGACCACTTCGGCCGTGGCGGCGTGACCCTCGATCGCTTCGACGTCGAAGGGAAGCAACTCGTCGAACGGCCAGCGTCCGGCAACCCGCTCGCCCAGGTCGAGATTCAGGCCGGAGCCGGTGACCAGGACGGCTTCGGGCCGCGGCCATCCAGCTTCGAGCCATCGTCCGCGGCTCCCCTCGAGTTCGGCGCCAAGACCCGTGTCCGGCCCTGTATCCTTGGCCTGATTCACTCCTCTGATCCCCGTCGTGGAGTGCGGGAGACCATACACGACCTGCCTGTCGCCTCCAGGCGGCGCGGAAGGACATCGATGCCTGTGAACGGAATGCCCCGGGAACTCATTTCCAGGGAGAGGCTGCAGCGTCGCGTCGACGAACTGGCGCTCGAGATCGAGCGCGATTTCGCGGACAGCGAGGACCTCCTCTGTGTCGGCGTGTTGAAGGGCTCCGTCTTCTTCCTGTCGGATCTTCTGCAGCGCCTCTCGCGGCCCCTCGTGGTCGACTTCTTCCAGACCTCGAGTTACCGGGGGGAGACGACCTCGCCGGGCGAGGTGCGGATCCGGCGCGACCTCGACCACTCCCTGGCCGGCCGCGATGTGCTACTGATCGAGGACATCGTGGACACCGGCTACACGATGCGCACGATCATGGCCCTGATGGGTTTCCGCGGCGCGCGTTCGGTTCGCCTCTGTGTGTTGCTGGACAAGGC
Encoded proteins:
- the lysS gene encoding lysine--tRNA ligase, with protein sequence MSELEAQIRNRRAKRDRLRERGVDPYPTRAAYDLEPSAISERYGDLSAEQLDEAAIRLRVPGRVRAHRTHGKAAFLDISDAAGAKVQVLLRRNQVGEEAWWLLSQLDIGDYVLAKGQLIRTRTGELTVMADRLELLAKATRPLPEKWHGLADREERYRRRYLDLLNSPESRHRFVVRSRAITAIRRFLLDLDFLEVETPMMQAIPGGAAARPFVTHHNALDLDLYLRIAPELYLKRLLVGGLHRVFEINRNFRNEGISTQHNPEFTMLEFYWAYSDYEQLMDITEQLLAAVVGDAGGGTATCTFRRDEIDFTPAWPRYSVRDSLIEIGGLDATTVDDESALAAELARHGEAEPRSPGYGNLLMALFDRLVEPKLIQPTFIHDYPIEVSPFAKLTAGDSRFTERFELFIGGMEIANAFTELNDPDAQAERFRQQLAARESGDDEAHRFDRDYVEALQYGMPPAGGLGLGIDRLVMLLTDAQSIRDVILFPLLRPR
- a CDS encoding purine-nucleoside phosphorylase, giving the protein MNQAKDTGPDTGLGAELEGSRGRWLEAGWPRPEAVLVTGSGLNLDLGERVAGRWPFDELLPFDVEAIEGHAATAEVVRMTNGKFVLYCRGRLHAYQGYTAAQVVYLVRLAALLGARLLVITNAAGSLRRELPPGSIAALSDHVNLTGLNPLRGRLPASWGPQFPDLADAYDPALRRRFIELGDAAGIPIGEGVYLGLLGPSYETPAEIRAYQALGVDLVGMSTVLEVIAARHMGLRVLGFSLVTNMGVGIEEGPVDHEDVLKVGGAAAAGIARLTSDLLGDHDFWHSESC
- the hpt gene encoding hypoxanthine phosphoribosyltransferase, with protein sequence MPVNGMPRELISRERLQRRVDELALEIERDFADSEDLLCVGVLKGSVFFLSDLLQRLSRPLVVDFFQTSSYRGETTSPGEVRIRRDLDHSLAGRDVLLIEDIVDTGYTMRTIMALMGFRGARSVRLCVLLDKACKRETVVPIHYRGFEVDDVFVVGYGLDYNDRYRNLPYVGVLDEGDVETE